The uncultured Subdoligranulum sp. genomic sequence AAATACAAAGAGCAAGCTCGGCGCACTGTGTCACATTTTCATGCCATTAATGCCGGGTTTGTGGGGGATCGCGACTATCTGCGCCGAACATTCGGTGATAAGGTGCGGCTGTATGATGCTTCCTACCCGATGGGATATTTTGCAGAGGATCTGGAGCGGTGGGCAGATACCACGCCGCACCAGAAACTAGGTGTTCTGATCGGCCATTGTGCGGCCAAATACATCAAACATAAAAAGTATCTTCAAAAACTTTTGCCATATAAAGGAAAAATACACCTGTATGTGCCACTCTCCTACGGAGTAGACGCGTATTCCAAAAAGATTCGCGGCCTGCCGGCAGCTCTGTACGGGGAAGAAAACGTGACGGTGCCCTTAACGCGTATGTCGCCCGAGGAGTATGTTAAGATGCTCAGCCGGGTGGATGTAGCCATCTTTGACTACAAGCAGCAGGCTGGCTTGGGCAACATCTACCTGCTGATGTACCTGGGCAAGAAGATATTCCTCAATCCCCAGGGAACACTGTACAAAGGATTCCGTGAGATGGGTTGCGAGGTATACGATGTGAGGCAGATAGACTGGCTTTCACTGGAGGAATTGACTTGTAATACCCCTAGCGAAAAAAACCGGGAAGTAGCCCGAAAAGTATTTGATCACAACGAACTCCTGCGCACCTGGGCGCGGCTTTTTGGAGAGTAACCGTCTATGTTCAACACGTCAACCATCGTCAAAAGCCTGTTCTGGCGCTTTGCAGAGCGCTGCGGCGCCCAGCTGGTGACCTTTATCGTCTCCATCGTACTGGCGAGGTTGCTGTCCCCCGAAGATTACGGCACCATCGCGCTGGTAACGGTGTTTACAACGATCTTGCAGGTTTTTGTGGACAGTGGTCTGGGCACAGCATTGATCCAGAAAAAGGACGCTGATGACTTGGATTTTTCCTCTGTCTTTTATTTTAACTTTGGCGCTTGCCTGCTGTTGTATGGGGTAATTTGTCTAGCAGCACCAGCAATCGCCACCTTTTATAACGATTCCTCTCTGGTGCCTATTATCCGGGTTATCAGCCTAACCATTGTGATCTCCGGTGTTAAAAATATTCAACAGGCCTATGTATCTCGCCACATGCTTTTTAAAAAGTTTTTCTTTTCCACCTTGGGGGGAACTATCTTCTCGGCTGTGCTGGGTGTCGGTATGGCGTTGTCTGGCTTTGGGGTATGGGCGTTGGTTGTCCAGCAACTTTCCAATACTGCCATCGATACACTAGTGCTTTGGGTTACCGTGCGGTGGTATCCTAAAAAGAAATTCTCCTGGCAGCGGCTACGGGGGTTGCTGACCTACGGGTGGAAATTGCTGTTATCTTCGCTGCTTGATACAGGGTACAATAACTTGCGCAATCTAATCATCGGCAAGCTGTACACTTCTGCCGATCTGGCGTACTATAATCAGGGCGATAAATTTCCTAAATTGATTGTTAATAACATCAATACATCCATCGACAGTGTGTTGTTGCCTTCCATGTCGGCGGCACAGAATGATCCCCTGCGTGTCAAGGCGATGACCCGCCGCTCTATCAAGACCAGCGTCTACATCATGGCCCCTTTAATGTTCGGCCTCGCCTGTTGCGCCGATACA encodes the following:
- a CDS encoding lipopolysaccharide biosynthesis protein, which encodes MFNTSTIVKSLFWRFAERCGAQLVTFIVSIVLARLLSPEDYGTIALVTVFTTILQVFVDSGLGTALIQKKDADDLDFSSVFYFNFGACLLLYGVICLAAPAIATFYNDSSLVPIIRVISLTIVISGVKNIQQAYVSRHMLFKKFFFSTLGGTIFSAVLGVGMALSGFGVWALVVQQLSNTAIDTLVLWVTVRWYPKKKFSWQRLRGLLTYGWKLLLSSLLDTGYNNLRNLIIGKLYTSADLAYYNQGDKFPKLIVNNINTSIDSVLLPSMSAAQNDPLRVKAMTRRSIKTSVYIMAPLMFGLACCADTVVRLLLTEKWLPCVFYLQVFCVSYLFWPIHTANLNAIKALGRSDLFLRLEVIKKVIGLVLLFSTMQISVEAMAYSLLASSIISQVVNAWPNRKLLGYPYLEQLRDILPSLLLACCMGGAVKAISLLEWPNLLTLVIQVLLGAAFYLGGSRLFRMEEFLYLKKFVMKFLQNRHIGKEHNKA
- a CDS encoding TDP-N-acetylfucosamine:lipid II N-acetylfucosaminyltransferase, producing MQKPHYSYIHLFLHTAKIFNHGAQHMVEELSHARNHLFVYAWEESLPVRRTEQTILDNSIMGLDGLRKYMEMADYVVVHHLTYSYEQLAALTEEEASKIIWFVWGNDLYRMPARQDRLYLLVRKMYRVLRGKEKYKEQARRTVSHFHAINAGFVGDRDYLRRTFGDKVRLYDASYPMGYFAEDLERWADTTPHQKLGVLIGHCAAKYIKHKKYLQKLLPYKGKIHLYVPLSYGVDAYSKKIRGLPAALYGEENVTVPLTRMSPEEYVKMLSRVDVAIFDYKQQAGLGNIYLLMYLGKKIFLNPQGTLYKGFREMGCEVYDVRQIDWLSLEELTCNTPSEKNREVARKVFDHNELLRTWARLFGE